The Flavobacterium psychrotrophum region TGGCAGGCAGATAGTATGGATACCCGGTTGCGGTACAGTTACCGAAATAGCTACAGCACAGGAAGCCGGCTCTTGCATCGTAAAGATTTTTCCTGCGGAACAGCTGGGCGGCCCAGCATTTATAAAAGCTGTAAAAGGGCCTATGCCCTGGACTAATATTATGGCTACCGGTGGCATAACGCTCGATGCCGAAGAACTACAACAATGGTTTAAGGCAGGTGTTTACTGTGTGGGTTTTGGTTCTTCGGTATTCAAAACTTTACCCGATGGCAGTTATGATTATCAGCAAATTGAGGCTGAGCTAAGCCAGGCCGTAAACATAGTAAAATCGCTTTCAATTAATATGTAGCAAATGAAAACATTAAACCGCTCTGTAATAAATGCAAAAGAGTTACCTGTAAAAATAATACAGTTTGGCGATGGTAATTTTTTGCGTGGTTTTGCAGATTATATTGTTGACTGCCTTAATAAAAATGGGTTTAACGGCGGCGTGGCTGTTATAAAAAACAGGCCGGGGTCGGGATTAGAAACGTTACAGCGGCAAGAGGGACTTTTTACTCTCTTTACACAAGGTGTAAAAGATGGTGTAACAATCGATAAAAATCAGGTAATTACCTGTATACAGACTGCTGTAAATCCTTATGAAAATTACGACGATTTCTTAAAACTTGCCGAAGGGGAAGAACTGAAATTTATATTTTCTAACACTACCGAAAACGGTATTGCATTTGACGAGGACGATAATTTTTTAGAAAGGCAGCCGCATAAAAGCTTTCCAGCAAAATTAAC contains the following coding sequences:
- a CDS encoding bifunctional 4-hydroxy-2-oxoglutarate aldolase/2-dehydro-3-deoxy-phosphogluconate aldolase gives rise to the protein MGQFTKIQVLLALKETAIIPVFNHMDVTVCKEIIQACYTAGIRVFEFTNRGDSALQVFTAVHAYTKKHMPEMILGVGSVTDAVSAALYTSAGAEFIVSPLFNSEIARFCNGRQIVWIPGCGTVTEIATAQEAGSCIVKIFPAEQLGGPAFIKAVKGPMPWTNIMATGGITLDAEELQQWFKAGVYCVGFGSSVFKTLPDGSYDYQQIEAELSQAVNIVKSLSINM